TTGAGGCAGTTGGGTCTGGAGGCAGGAATAGCACAGCGGGCAGTGGATCTACCGTGCCGAACAACATTACGGCGGGTCAAATGGGCGGGTTCAATCCTTTAGCCGACTTGACCGGTGCACGTTATGCTGGATATGCAAATCTGCCATCTACAGATATGTTCGGACCTGACGGAGGGCTGAACAGTGCTATTGGCCAGGAAGAAATATTGGGCATGCTAGACAACCCAATTTTCCAGTCACAGGTTAATGAGATGTTGGCTAATCCTCAGATGATTGATTTCTTGATACAGCAACATCCTCATTTGCAGGCCATGGGTCCTGCTGCTAGAGAAATGCTTCAAAGTCCATTTTTTAGACAAATGATGACTAATCCAGACGTTATCAGACAGGTTTCAAGGTTCCAGATGGATATGGGAGCAGCTAATGGTCAGTCTACGAATGATTTCCCAGCCCCTGGTTCTGCCAACAACAGTGCTACAACTTCTGGTGACAATGCCACGTTGACTTCTACTGGAACAGGTACAAATAcaaatgctgctgctgctaaTCCCTTAACCTCACTCTTCAACGCACAATCCAATCCCTTTGCTGCCATGTTTGCACCACCTGCAAATTCTGGTCCAAACCCGGGCACTAATGCTGGCGCCACCAACTCTACCACCAACCCTGCTGCTGCCTTTGGCGCAGATTCTCAACAACCATCTCGCGGTTTCTCTCTACCCCCACTGGACCCTGCCATGCTTTCCGCCTTGCTAAGTGGCGGTTTCACCGCCACAGGTAGACAGCAAACCGAAGACAACAGACCCCCAGAGGAACGGTACCAACAGCAATTGGAACAATTGAACGAGATGGGCTTCGTTGACTTTGATAGAAACGTTGCAGCATTAAGGCGCTCGGGAGGCTCAGTGCAGGGTGCGCTAAACGCCTTGTTGAACGGCGACGTTTAAACAGGcaaaaataattcatcagCTCACCTAAATTCACCCAGCAATACACTACACATGAATTAAAACAGCATGCGACGTGCTGATATGGCTCTACACTATCTTATCCCACTCTTTATACTGTTCATAATTTGTAAAGTTTAAGTTATCAATTATAGTTATCATTACATACGTTGTTAGCATGCGTTCTTAGTTTGAGGTGCACCAAGGTCATGTACTTCTAGAACGATGGAAGCGGACATACATATGTAGTCCTGTACTGGCGTTAGAAGGGCTAAAAAGCAAGTGTGGCTGGTTGTGTTTATATTAAAAGACCAGGATTTGTGATTTGTGATGACAACTGACATTAAAAGTTCAGATGGTAGTACGGAGGGTGCTAAAGAGTTCATccaattgaagaaacttCCCGGTCTTCAAGAAGTAGCAAAACATAATCCAATGCAGATACTACTCTCACAATCGGTAGCTTTACAGTTAAAAACGATGAAATctgatttttcaattacGGAGTTAGGGTTCAACAATATGATGCAGTTTATTGAGATGCAGATGAATGATATGTTCCAAATTTTGCATCGGTTTGCAAACATACAACGCAGAAATGAAATATCTATAAAGGATTTGAAgttatttttgaagggTACTGGAATTGAGGTGCAATCACTGTATGATGAGTTTGAGAAGTCGagatatataaaaaagacGTATGAAGctgaattcaaaaatatagaaCGACAAAGTTTGGACTTGGTTGAGAAATGGCAGAAACCACTGAGGGATGAGGAACTACTTTCGAGTAACCATGCagaatttttctttaagGATGTAGATATTTTGAACTTAGTGCCCCCAAccaatattaataatagttATGTTCCTACTTGGCTTCCTGAGTTCCCTCCCGATCACACGTATAAGTTTACTGCTATATACAACAAACCGATATCAGACGAGCGACAGATGAAACGTATGCTTTTTGAAGAAGGGAAATTATCAGAGAAAGCGCTATTGAATATGCTGGGCAGTGCTCAAGCAAAGATGCTTAAGGTGGAGGATGAGGAGACCATTGCGCAGACGTATAAGGAAAGTCAGGAGGAGACACAGCTGATATACGGAGTAGAGAAGCAGCGGCCGCGTCGTGAAAATGCTTACGTCGGGGGGAATAGCACTAACAATGACGACCTCCCATTAAATTCGTCACACTCAAAGGGATTTAATATTCAAGAGTATGCTCGTTCTAGAATAGGTCTGGCAAGGCGAAAAGTagaagagtttgaaaaCCATAAGTTACAGGCacaaaaaaatccattTATAAGAGCGTCAAGTATATGTTCGCCCTATGGTAATGCCCAAAAGACCACACGTAAGGCTGCAGAACGAGAGTTTAATATCCTCCTTCGGCGCAGTTATGTCGGAGTGCTAAAGTCAATCCCAAAACTAAGACAACTCAAAGCAAATGAAATGGCCGCTGCAATTGAACGGGAACGCATAAAGCAAAAAGAACGGGAGATGGAACTCGAGAAAAAACATCTCCAACAGGGCGTTGTAGATTTGAATGCATTGCATGAAGATGCACTGCTTGCTGATCTTGACTCAACTGACAGCGAAGACGATGAACCGATGATGGGCTCCAAAAAACAAGAACTAGGATTTTCTGAAATTGCAAATCCCCTGCAAGCAAAAAAGATTCTGGCCCAGGATTCAACCCTCAATGTATCCTCCGACATTGAATCGACATCATCTGCTCGACCCAGTTCAAAACcgccgcagcagcagcccTTGCAAGACGTAACCACCCCTCCTGCTAGCGAAAACACCACCTCACCCCACCACTCTGCAATCCACCTAACACCAACTGGCCCTCTGATTGGTTCCACACCATTCGTACCCCACTGAACGCCTCCCTACGCACTGTACCCATCCATCAATCACGAAAAGCCCCTAGCGCATGGTTCATCAATAATGCCCTATCCTGTCCTACACTAACCCCAGAGCGACAGAAACGCCTTCTTCGACAGAGGCACCAATGACCTACTAACCATATATACAATCCCAAATTAGCATCTATAAATGCCTAAATAATGCGTTCTTattcttcctcttccatTTTATCCATTTTTCATTTACCATGTATCAGCTCCCACCTGAACACCTCATATgtaataatttttcatgcAGCGTGAATAAGACTGGTAAACAAACCTTCAAACCCCCTTTGGTTATATCGAAGGCATCATGAATTCTACTCAAGATTGGCCGTCagttttttcaaagttgcAAGGAAGTAAAAACTGTACGCTTTAAGCAGCAAAGTTGTTTGAGTAAGGGATTTAAGTAGTGATAATGTCTACCCCAATTCGACTCCCAGATAACTTGCCCTACCCTATTACTGTAGCGCAGTTGGCCGTATCAGCAGGAGATATGGTGGAGAGGGGACAAAGACTATTTGCTTATAAGTATTGGGATTTTGAGCAAATTGTGACTTCTCCAGGAGATGAGTCTGCTGGAGGGAAGTCTAAAAGGCAAAGGATAGATTTAGTTGGGACTTTTGATTCTCCAGTATCTGGGCAGGTGGTATCGTTGAATATTACGCTTGGTGACGAATTTGTTAATAGTCAGTGTACGGTTGCTGAAATCAAACAACCATGTACACATGATGTTACGTATGGTGGGCTCTGTGTTCAGTGTGGTCAGACTGTGGAGGATGAGCAGACTTCGGGTAGTCTTTTGGATAACCAGGCTAAGTTAACAATGTCGCATACGAATATGAACATTCGAATTTCTGAGAAGCAAGCATATACATTGGAAAAAAGTGCTCAGAAGCAGTTACGGGAGGCGAGGAAGCTGGTTTTGGTTGTAGATTTAGATCAGACTGTTATACACTGTGGTGTGGATCCAACAATTGGCGAATGGTCGAAAGATCCGGATAATCCAAATTACGAGTCTCTGAAGGATGTTAGGTCGTTTTCGCTCCATGAGGAGCCAGTTTTACCGCCGTTCTATATGGGTCCAAAACCACCTACAAGAAAATGCTGGTATTATGTAAAACTGAGACCTGGATTGCaggattttttttcaaatatagcACCACATTTTGAACTGCATATTTATACTATGGCAACCAGAACCTATGCCTTAGAGATTGCGAAGATTATTGACCCTGATGGCACATTATTTGGTGACAGGATTTTATCTCGTGACGAAAATGGTTCTTTGACCCAAAAGTCACTTGAACGGCTATTTCCTATGGACCAGTCAATGGTAGTGATTATTGACGATAGAGGAGATGTCTGGAACTGGTGTGAGAACCTGATCAAGGTTGTCCCATATGACTTCtttgttggaattggtGATATAAATTCTAATTTTTTACCGAGACAACAAAACTCAATGCTACACCTAGGTAGAAGGAATCGTAAAAAGCTAAAGCAGGACGAAGAGTTGCTTACCGATATTCTTGATACggagaagaagttgaaggtgAAGATTTCTGAAGAGGTAAAGAggcaagaagaagaaatgCAAAAATTAAGCGAAGAGAAAATCCCTGATCATACCACTAGTAAAGAAGATATCGCGAAGAAACTGGAGCATAATGCATCATTAGAAGTTCAGCAACAAAATAGACCGTTGGCTGAGTTACAGAAGCATTTGCATAATGAACGTTTGTTGAttgacgatgatgatgaactgCCTCACTTGACAGATATTTTGCTTAGAGTCCATAGTGCATATTATGATCAGTTGGAAAAAAATAAGCATGGAGCTACTGAGCTCTCTCCCGATATTAAACACTTGATCCCTAGTTTAAAGGAAATTGTTTTCAAGGGCTGTAATTTCGTTTTCTCTGGTTTAATTCCCTTACATACAAATATTGACAGAGCTGACATTGTTTTATGGACAAATACCTTTGGTGCGAAAACTACTATAAATATTGACTATAATACTACACATCTGATTACCAAAACCCCAGGGACTATGAAAGCTAGACTAGCAAGTAGTTTTAATCGCGACATTAAAATTGTCCATCCTGATTGGATCTTTGAGTGTATAGTGAACTGGAAAAGAGTTGATGAAAAGCCATATGAATTAATTGTCGAGGAACCTGTTAGTAAAGAATATTTagaaaatttcaaaaaagaattagaGGAAACAGAAAAGTCTAAAAATTCTGTTGATGCCAACATATCGTCTCAGAAGTATGAAACATTCAATGATGCGATGATACTGCTTGGTGGTAGCGATTCATGGTTGGATAACGATGATGAGATGGAcgagtttttgaatgacAGCGATAGTGAGGACCACAGGAACGAAGGAGAGAATGGTGGTGATAAAAGTACAACAAATAGTCATGAGagtgttaataatattcaGCATAATAAGCTGActgaaaatttgaagaatcaacatattcaacaaaaccaaaaaccaTTAAGTCGTACTGTAATGGAAACAAAAGATAAGCGACCATTGGACGAGCATGTGGGTTCTGATGAGGCGCCAAAAGTTAAACGCCAACATATCTCAGAATCCTCTATTGATTgggaagaggaagatgatCTTGAAGCTGAATTATTGCATGAACTTGAGCAATAGCTTGCCATCTCCTTATCATTAAAAGGGAGTTTTTACATTCGAATTCataaagtatatatatatatatatattaatatctttAGTGTACGCAAACATTACACCATTGTGTATCAGTGATTTGCAAATGTAACATAAAAGGTGTTGTATCCTGTTGTCCATTTAGATCATTTTTTTAAGAAGCTATTTGAAGATCAAGATTTGCAGAGAAGAATTTCACCCACTTTCTATTTGATACTGCAGATGCCCAAGACACAAGTTCGAGATATGAATGAACTTATTCCTGATGACTTACGTGATAAGATAGATAAGTGGTTTAAATATGATAAGAACCCTCAAACAACAGCTGAAATACGGTCTCTTGTCGATTCACAGAATTGGAATGAATTAAGAGGAAGACTATGTCAAAGAATTAGCTTTGGTACTGCAGGATTAAGGGCTCGAATGGAAGCAGGATTTGCTAGAATGAACACTTTGACTGTGATTCAAGCTTCTCAAGGGTTAGCTACGTATATAAAAAGTCAATTTCCAAATAACTTGAAAGTTGTGGTGGGTCACGACCATAGGTATAACTCCAAATCATTTGCAGAGGTGGCAATTGCAGCATTTCTGCAGTTGGGATTTGAAGTCTACTATTTGAATTATGTTCCATCCAATAAGGATGTTGAGAGTTATGTTCATACGCCTATGGTTCCTTTCACTGTATCTAACATTGAAGGAGGTGCATCATGTGGGATCATGATAACTGCAAGCCACAACCCAAAAATGGACAATGGCTACAAGGTATATTATTCCAATGGTTGTCAAATCACTCCACCTCATGATAAGAAAATTGCTTCTGAAATAGACGCAAATTTGGTTCCATGGGATCAAGCTTGGGATGCGCAAAAGCTAATTGAAGATGccagaaacaacaacaggtTGCATGATGTGAAGCAGGAGCTGATTAAAAACTATGttcaaagaattcaatCATCTTTGGTCACAACCAACTCTCTTGCAGACTGTGGAAAGAATTGGTTTGTATACACTCCAATGCATGGGGTAGGTTATGAgatcttcaataatatcGTAACCAACACCCTTCACTTGAAGGAAGATGAACACTACTTAGTGGTGGGAGCTCAGAAGTTTCCAGATCCAGAATTCACAACTGTTTCATTTCCAAatccagaagaagaaggtgCACTTAACCTCGCTATTGAATTGGCTGCGAGAAGTGGCGCAGAACTAGTACTTGCAAACGATCCAGACGCAGATAGATTTTCTGCAGCAGTGAAGGATGGTAACAAGTGGAAGCAGTTAACTGGGAATCAGCTTGGTTATTTGTTTGCAGTTGGTCAGCtagaaaagttttcaaaccaaaatgaaaataaaaagccGTTGGCTATGCTAGGATCCACTGTTTCATCGCAGATGATCGCAAAAATGGCTGATGTTGAAGGCTTCACCTTTGTCGAAACGTTGACAGGCTTTAAATGGTTGGCTAACCGCGCAATCGATCTCGAAAATGATGGATTTTACGTGCCATTTGCCTATGAGGAAGCTATAGGCTATATGTTCAGTTCTGTTACACACGATAAAGACGGTGTTAGTGCTGCGACTGAATTTTTGCAAATGGCTGCCAGGTGGAAGAAAGAAGGCAAAACACCATTAGACGTGCTCAATGCAGGATATGAAAAATATGGgaattttgttgaatataaCGGCTACTATTCTGTGCAAGATTTGTCTATCATCGGCGATGTATTCAAATACATTAGGAATGCATGTAATGGGAACGATGTACCTTATCCCTCCACAATTGGAAATGAGTTTGCTGTTGCCTCTTTTAGAGATTTGACAGTTGGGTACCAATCTGACACTGGAAATCATATACCAAATTTGCCAGTCAGCCCTGGTTCACATATGATAACATGCGTGTTAAAGCCTCTTATTAAGGAGACTGCTCAGACATCTTCGGATTATGTAAGGTTTACCATTCGTGGTTCAGGTACAGAGCCGAAGCTCAAAGTATACATTGAGAGTAACGCCTTAGATAAGGAATATGCAACGAAACTGGCAAAATTAACCTGGGACGTTTTAAAACGTGAATGGTTCAGACCTGAAGTTACAGGTCTTCAAACCAAATTCTGATGTTTTTATgagctatatatataattttttttaaaataattgTCTTAGTAAAAAAGAcgttttaattttttattggTTTTTTCGACGCCTGGCACCTTTAATCCCTGGAGAAATTTCAAGGTCATCGTTACGAcattattttcttcaaagtctGGTTGACTCATCGTAGCATTAGCAACTTATCactcaaaagaattgaaacTAGTTCACCATCTTTATGGagtgttttattatttaaaagaatTACTTTAGTAGTACATTATCGGTTCCTTGTTCTGTTTGCTAGTTTTAGGATTACTTTTGATCTAATACtcatttttggaataaatGGTTCGTGCATCAGTTAAACAGTTACTGCAGTCAAATCCGGATCAGATTTTGATTATGGACGGTGGCCAAGGAACTGAATTGGAGAATAGAGGCATTAACGTGGCAAATCCTGTGTGGTCTACAATTCCATTTATTAACGATTCGTTCTGGTCTGACAGGTCTTCAAGAGATAGGCAGATTGTAGCTGGTATGTTTGAAGAGTACATTGCTGCTGGTGCAAACCTTCTAATGACAATCACCTACCAAAGTTCTTTCAAATCCGTCAGTGAAAACACGGATATAAAAACATTAGAAGAATACAATCAGCTGTTGGATCGCATTGTTGCTTTCAGCCGTACCTGCATTGGAGCAGATAATTACTTAGTCGGCTGTATTGGTTCCTGGGGTGCACATATATGTGCAGAATTCTCTGGTGACTATGGCGAACATCCAGAGCGTATTCCTTACTTGGATTACTTCAGACCTCAGCTGAATAATTTCAATCTCCAAGAAGACATCGATGTCATTGGGTTCGAGACAATCCCAAATATTCATGAGCTTACGGCCATTCTATCTTGGGATGAATCTATAATTAAGAAACCTTTTTATATTGGCATGTCTGTCCATGAACATGGAACCCTTCGCGATGGTACCACTATGTCACAGGTAGCACAGCTGTTCCGCTCTCTTggaaagaagttgaatCCAAATTTCTTAGCTTTGGGTATTAATTGCTGCAGCTTCCGCTACTCCCATATGATACTAGAATCCCTGCACGAAGAATTACCATACATCCCACTAATTGCATACCCAAATAGTGGAGAACTCTACGACACAGTGAAAAAGATTTGGctgaaaaatgaaaattgcATTGTTACTTGGGACGAAATTGTAAAATCATATCTTCAGAGTGGTGCAAGAATCATCGGAGGCTGCTGCAGGACCACACCGAATGATATAAGGCAAATTGTCACCGCAGTGAAGAAATACAAGCCTTGATCTTGCACTGTCACGACATTTACCTGTCTGTCACTTCAAATAATGATCCGGATATTGGCTCTCTATGCTCccaaaaaatgaaacaaaaaaaagtgGTGTACACCCTAAGGTATTTATAATAACATATAATCCCTCTTAGTCTATCAAGCTACACCTATATATCTCAATAGCTCTATAATTAGCGAAGTTGAATCCTTCTAAAGGTCTCAAAGAAACTTCAACTATCATCTTAAACGTCATGTTTAATCGTATCGTGGTTATCgcaaacttcaaaatatgtAAAAAAGTTGAGTACACAAGGTTCCTTCTTCTGGTAATCAATTACGCCTTCGCGTGCGACCCTAGGtt
This region of Eremothecium cymbalariae DBVPG#7215 chromosome 4, complete sequence genomic DNA includes:
- the FCP1 gene encoding protein serine/threonine phosphatase (similar to Ashbya gossypii ABL127W); the protein is MSTPIRLPDNLPYPITVAQLAVSAGDMVERGQRLFAYKYWDFEQIVTSPGDESAGGKSKRQRIDLVGTFDSPVSGQVVSLNITLGDEFVNSQCTVAEIKQPCTHDVTYGGLCVQCGQTVEDEQTSGSLLDNQAKLTMSHTNMNIRISEKQAYTLEKSAQKQLREARKLVLVVDLDQTVIHCGVDPTIGEWSKDPDNPNYESLKDVRSFSLHEEPVLPPFYMGPKPPTRKCWYYVKLRPGLQDFFSNIAPHFELHIYTMATRTYALEIAKIIDPDGTLFGDRILSRDENGSLTQKSLERLFPMDQSMVVIIDDRGDVWNWCENLIKVVPYDFFVGIGDINSNFLPRQQNSMLHLGRRNRKKLKQDEELLTDILDTEKKLKVKISEEVKRQEEEMQKLSEEKIPDHTTSKEDIAKKLEHNASLEVQQQNRPLAELQKHLHNERLLIDDDDELPHLTDILLRVHSAYYDQLEKNKHGATELSPDIKHLIPSLKEIVFKGCNFVFSGLIPLHTNIDRADIVLWTNTFGAKTTINIDYNTTHLITKTPGTMKARLASSFNRDIKIVHPDWIFECIVNWKRVDEKPYELIVEEPVSKEYLENFKKELEETEKSKNSVDANISSQKYETFNDAMILLGGSDSWLDNDDEMDEFLNDSDSEDHRNEGENGGDKSTTNSHESVNNIQHNKLTENLKNQHIQQNQKPLSRTVMETKDKRPLDEHVGSDEAPKVKRQHISESSIDWEEEDDLEAELLHELEQ
- the PRM15 gene encoding phosphoribomutase PRM15 (similar to Ashbya gossypii ABL126W), with translation MPKTQVRDMNELIPDDLRDKIDKWFKYDKNPQTTAEIRSLVDSQNWNELRGRLCQRISFGTAGLRARMEAGFARMNTLTVIQASQGLATYIKSQFPNNLKVVVGHDHRYNSKSFAEVAIAAFLQLGFEVYYLNYVPSNKDVESYVHTPMVPFTVSNIEGGASCGIMITASHNPKMDNGYKVYYSNGCQITPPHDKKIASEIDANLVPWDQAWDAQKLIEDARNNNRLHDVKQELIKNYVQRIQSSLVTTNSLADCGKNWFVYTPMHGVGYEIFNNIVTNTLHLKEDEHYLVVGAQKFPDPEFTTVSFPNPEEEGALNLAIELAARSGAELVLANDPDADRFSAAVKDGNKWKQLTGNQLGYLFAVGQLEKFSNQNENKKPLAMLGSTVSSQMIAKMADVEGFTFVETLTGFKWLANRAIDLENDGFYVPFAYEEAIGYMFSSVTHDKDGVSAATEFLQMAARWKKEGKTPLDVLNAGYEKYGNFVEYNGYYSVQDLSIIGDVFKYIRNACNGNDVPYPSTIGNEFAVASFRDLTVGYQSDTGNHIPNLPVSPGSHMITCVLKPLIKETAQTSSDYVRFTIRGSGTEPKLKVYIESNALDKEYATKLAKLTWDVLKREWFRPEVTGLQTKF
- the DSK2 gene encoding ubiquitin domain-containing protein DSK2 (similar to Ashbya gossypii ABL129W), with the protein product MSISLHVKSGQNKWQVSADPSSSIGTLKQRIAEVSHIPAENQRLIYSGKILKDDQTVESYKIADGHSIHLVRSGGGKVSGSSGATGGASGSVEAVGSGGRNSTAGSGSTVPNNITAGQMGGFNPLADLTGARYAGYANLPSTDMFGPDGGLNSAIGQEEILGMLDNPIFQSQVNEMLANPQMIDFLIQQHPHLQAMGPAAREMLQSPFFRQMMTNPDVIRQVSRFQMDMGAANGQSTNDFPAPGSANNSATTSGDNATLTSTGTGTNTNAAAANPLTSLFNAQSNPFAAMFAPPANSGPNPGTNAGATNSTTNPAAAFGADSQQPSRGFSLPPLDPAMLSALLSGGFTATGRQQTEDNRPPEERYQQQLEQLNEMGFVDFDRNVAALRRSGGSVQGALNALLNGDV
- the TAF8 gene encoding Taf8p (similar to Ashbya gossypii ABL128W) is translated as MTTDIKSSDGSTEGAKEFIQLKKLPGLQEVAKHNPMQILLSQSVALQLKTMKSDFSITELGFNNMMQFIEMQMNDMFQILHRFANIQRRNEISIKDLKLFLKGTGIEVQSLYDEFEKSRYIKKTYEAEFKNIERQSLDLVEKWQKPLRDEELLSSNHAEFFFKDVDILNLVPPTNINNSYVPTWLPEFPPDHTYKFTAIYNKPISDERQMKRMLFEEGKLSEKALLNMLGSAQAKMLKVEDEETIAQTYKESQEETQLIYGVEKQRPRRENAYVGGNSTNNDDLPLNSSHSKGFNIQEYARSRIGLARRKVEEFENHKLQAQKNPFIRASSICSPYGNAQKTTRKAAEREFNILLRRSYVGVLKSIPKLRQLKANEMAAAIERERIKQKEREMELEKKHLQQGVVDLNALHEDALLADLDSTDSEDDEPMMGSKKQELGFSEIANPLQAKKILAQDSTLNVSSDIESTSSARPSSKPPQQQPLQDVTTPPASENTTSPHHSAIHLTPTGPLIGSTPFVPH
- the SAM4 gene encoding S-adenosylmethionine-homocysteine S-methyltransferase SAM4 (similar to Ashbya gossypii ABL125W), with amino-acid sequence MVRASVKQLLQSNPDQILIMDGGQGTELENRGINVANPVWSTIPFINDSFWSDRSSRDRQIVAGMFEEYIAAGANLLMTITYQSSFKSVSENTDIKTLEEYNQLLDRIVAFSRTCIGADNYLVGCIGSWGAHICAEFSGDYGEHPERIPYLDYFRPQLNNFNLQEDIDVIGFETIPNIHELTAILSWDESIIKKPFYIGMSVHEHGTLRDGTTMSQVAQLFRSLGKKLNPNFLALGINCCSFRYSHMILESLHEELPYIPLIAYPNSGELYDTVKKIWLKNENCIVTWDEIVKSYLQSGARIIGGCCRTTPNDIRQIVTAVKKYKP